AGGAAACATTGAAGATGCTGGGGATCGCCTCCGATTTCTGCCGCCGCGCTTCGATCATCACCTACGAGGCGGAGATGAACCTTGTGATCCACGCCCGTGGAGGGACGGTCCACGTGGAGATCTGTCCGGAACAGCTTGTGCTGACCACCATCGACGAGGGCCCCGGCATCGAGGACGTGGAGCTGGCCATGCAGGAGGGCTACTCCACCGCCCCCGACCATATCCGGGAGATGGGCTTCGGCGCCGGCATGGGACTGAGCAACATCAAGCGGAACGCCGACGACCTGGCTATCGATTCCCGCCCCGGCGAGGGGACGACGCTCCGGGCTGTGGTGCGTTTCGCCCAGGGGAAAGGAGGAATCGCCTG
This genomic window from Synergistales bacterium contains:
- a CDS encoding anti-sigma regulatory factor encodes the protein MNSPYELEFSVAGEDFLAAGEGSNRVKETLKMLGIASDFCRRASIITYEAEMNLVIHARGGTVHVEICPEQLVLTTIDEGPGIEDVELAMQEGYSTAPDHIREMGFGAGMGLSNIKRNADDLAIDSRPGEGTTLRAVVRFAQGKGGIA